A window of the Streptomyces sp. NBC_01351 genome harbors these coding sequences:
- a CDS encoding tetratricopeptide repeat protein, producing the protein MHWFSDATMDWEVWAEVFRRAADSARALGSTREVAVQLNYLAWARNMCVFDYVGALAAADTALEAARQAGDELQVGWALGYGAGALQRLGRITEAVARLRSSVARFAGLSCGASRLAELTALNALGQVLRMDGRPEEALAIHRRSETLCRAGIPGRPTAVSNAYLSLVSQSVGNDLAALGRWSEAEAPLREVLTLRAGNPESFWSETARLELGVVLRHLGRHEEARETLTAAHESLVRLNHPRQLEAAAELSTLEAAASTA; encoded by the coding sequence ATGCACTGGTTCTCCGACGCCACCATGGACTGGGAGGTGTGGGCCGAGGTGTTCCGGCGGGCCGCCGACTCCGCCCGGGCGCTGGGCAGCACCCGTGAGGTGGCCGTGCAGCTGAACTACCTCGCCTGGGCCCGCAACATGTGCGTCTTCGACTACGTCGGAGCGCTGGCCGCCGCGGACACCGCTCTGGAAGCGGCCCGGCAGGCGGGCGACGAGCTCCAGGTGGGCTGGGCTCTGGGGTACGGCGCGGGGGCGCTCCAACGGCTCGGTCGGATCACGGAGGCCGTCGCGCGGCTGAGGTCGTCGGTCGCCCGGTTCGCCGGGCTGTCCTGCGGCGCGAGCAGGCTGGCCGAACTGACCGCCCTCAACGCGCTGGGCCAGGTTCTGCGCATGGACGGCCGGCCCGAGGAAGCACTGGCCATCCACCGCCGCAGCGAAACGCTCTGCCGGGCGGGCATCCCGGGGCGACCGACCGCAGTGAGCAATGCCTACCTGTCCCTGGTCAGCCAGAGCGTCGGCAACGACCTGGCTGCGCTCGGCCGGTGGAGCGAGGCGGAAGCCCCTCTGCGTGAGGTGCTGACCCTTCGTGCGGGGAACCCGGAGTCTTTTTGGAGCGAGACCGCCCGGCTAGAGCTGGGCGTCGTCCTGCGTCACCTGGGCCGTCACGAAGAGGCCCGGGAAACCCTGACGGCCGCCCACGAATCCCTGGTCCGGCTGAACCACCCCCGGCAGCTCGAAGCCGCCGCCGAGCTCAGCACCCTGGAAGCCGCCGCCAGCACCGCTTAG
- a CDS encoding NB-ARC domain-containing protein, which translates to MAVVCGQPGLGKTAFAVHAAHALAPHFPDGQFHLDLRGMDLQPTPPRDALARLLRALGATDVPAGTDDRSGLLRSLLRDRRVLLVLDNAADEDQVRPLLPGEGASLTLVTSRHALAGLEAVHRTELGLLRREEAVELLTRIIGLHRVTQEAQAARDLADLCGHLPLAVRIAGQRLASRPTEHIAKLATQLAEQGSRLDTLKAGSLEIRAAFALSYRQLSPQAQTVFRRSCLAHGPDFSPQTAALLADLPTRKAAGYAEDLVDAGLLQSHPTADRYRYHDLLRLFAAAQSAEEDGPEEITAAEDRAARWTLRRATAAALHFEAEYGRPPTRVTRKATPTRPPRRSAATVPGPGWWRNGPSGSVPCATPSRPAGTARSSTRRRRCTGSPTPPWTGRCGPRCSGGPPTPPGRWAAPVRWPCS; encoded by the coding sequence GTGGCGGTGGTCTGCGGCCAGCCCGGCCTGGGCAAGACCGCCTTCGCCGTGCACGCCGCCCACGCCCTGGCACCCCACTTCCCCGACGGGCAGTTCCACCTCGACCTGCGAGGCATGGACCTGCAGCCCACCCCGCCCCGTGACGCGCTCGCCCGCCTGCTACGCGCCCTCGGCGCCACCGACGTACCCGCCGGCACCGACGACCGCAGCGGTCTCCTGCGCTCCCTCCTGCGCGACCGGCGCGTCCTGCTCGTGTTGGACAACGCCGCGGACGAGGACCAGGTACGGCCCCTGCTGCCCGGGGAGGGCGCCTCCCTCACCCTCGTCACCAGCCGCCACGCCCTCGCCGGCCTGGAAGCCGTCCACCGCACCGAACTCGGCCTGCTCCGCCGCGAAGAAGCCGTCGAACTCCTCACCCGCATCATCGGCCTGCACCGCGTCACACAAGAAGCCCAGGCCGCCCGCGACCTCGCCGACCTCTGCGGCCACCTCCCCCTCGCCGTCCGCATCGCCGGACAACGCCTCGCCTCCCGCCCCACCGAACACATCGCCAAACTCGCCACCCAACTCGCCGAACAAGGCAGTCGCCTCGACACCCTGAAGGCCGGTTCACTCGAGATCCGGGCCGCCTTCGCCCTCTCCTACCGGCAACTGAGCCCGCAGGCACAGACCGTCTTCCGACGCTCCTGCCTGGCCCACGGCCCCGACTTCAGCCCCCAAACCGCCGCCCTACTGGCCGACCTGCCCACCCGCAAGGCCGCCGGGTACGCCGAGGACCTGGTCGATGCCGGCCTCCTCCAGTCCCACCCCACCGCTGACCGTTACCGCTACCACGATCTCCTGCGCCTGTTCGCCGCCGCGCAGTCGGCCGAGGAGGACGGGCCCGAGGAGATCACCGCCGCCGAGGACCGGGCCGCCCGCTGGACGCTGCGCCGGGCCACCGCCGCCGCCCTGCACTTCGAGGCCGAGTACGGTCGGCCGCCGACCAGGGTGACGCGGAAGGCGACCCCGACCCGGCCACCGCGCCGGTCGGCAGCGACCGTGCCAGGGCCTGGCTGGTGGAGGAACGGGCCCAGTGGCTCGGTGCCCTGCGCCACGCCCAGTCGGCCGGCCGGCACCGCCAGGTCGTCGACGCGGCGCAGGCGATGCACTGGTTCTCCGACGCCACCATGGACTGGGAGGTGTGGGCCGAGGTGTTCCGGCGGGCCGCCGACTCCGCCCGGGCGCTGGGCAGCACCCGTGAGGTGGCCGTGCAGCTGA
- a CDS encoding phosphatidylinositol-specific phospholipase C domain-containing protein, which yields MRTSGTAPRPGADRRARLLRLLALPVLALLVLASALTAPTGAVAASSKYGNARYHQWSFVTAHNAYANTDMHWPVPPNQSQSIKEQLEGGVRGLMLDTYDPKGTGPVQLCHGGTSLCYEQFNSALLNVVNFLQKNPQEVVTIFLENYASRETLSKSITDLLDAKGAGKMLFDQNDWGIFSNNWPRLKDMVSANQRLVIFQDSWGDVAAGSGTLMNTWSHTVENRYSYGVGQPSGCESRNGNPLHTNPMPGTTGLTPLFTMNQFSSDNLDPKAYAKIDNGATLKSRIEKSCRPAAGGRNPNFVAVDFYQLSDNSGHTPVSVVDGLNRDNYVFEPDPAVWTVNGAKQYVSTYGTNRCMVRGDEFPDGSGGLVTQRTCVNPAPSSHQWTATKPNYDGKGHYWLKAGNGSCLTVPYNNGTPPGEGTQLFWWPCETKWFSGSQLWNVMPTNTDSNGQTHGYYFINQWTGKCLTLDPGTSTAKAGKVTQAACPKR from the coding sequence ATGAGAACCAGTGGTACCGCGCCCCGTCCGGGCGCCGACCGCCGTGCTCGCCTGCTGCGCCTGCTTGCCCTTCCTGTGCTCGCGCTCCTCGTCTTGGCCTCGGCGCTGACGGCTCCCACGGGGGCGGTGGCGGCGAGCAGCAAGTACGGGAACGCGCGCTATCACCAGTGGTCGTTCGTGACCGCGCACAACGCCTACGCCAACACCGACATGCACTGGCCGGTTCCGCCGAACCAGTCGCAGAGCATCAAGGAGCAGCTCGAGGGCGGGGTGCGCGGACTGATGCTCGACACCTACGACCCCAAGGGCACCGGCCCCGTCCAGCTGTGCCACGGCGGCACGTCCCTGTGCTACGAGCAGTTCAACTCAGCGCTGCTGAACGTCGTGAACTTCCTGCAGAAGAACCCGCAGGAGGTGGTGACGATCTTCCTGGAGAACTACGCGAGCCGCGAGACGCTCAGCAAGAGCATCACCGACCTGCTGGACGCCAAGGGCGCCGGCAAGATGCTCTTCGACCAGAACGACTGGGGCATCTTCAGCAACAATTGGCCGCGGCTGAAGGACATGGTCTCCGCCAACCAGCGCCTGGTGATCTTCCAGGACAGCTGGGGCGACGTGGCCGCCGGCTCCGGCACCCTGATGAACACCTGGTCGCACACCGTGGAGAACCGGTACAGCTACGGCGTGGGGCAGCCGTCCGGCTGCGAGTCGCGGAACGGCAATCCGCTGCACACGAACCCGATGCCGGGGACGACCGGCCTCACCCCGCTGTTCACCATGAACCAGTTCAGCTCGGACAACCTCGACCCGAAGGCCTACGCCAAGATCGACAACGGCGCCACGCTCAAGAGCCGGATCGAGAAGTCGTGCCGGCCCGCCGCGGGCGGCCGCAACCCGAACTTCGTCGCGGTGGATTTCTACCAGCTCTCCGACAACTCGGGCCACACGCCCGTGTCGGTGGTCGATGGGCTCAACCGCGACAACTACGTCTTCGAGCCCGACCCGGCGGTGTGGACCGTCAACGGCGCCAAGCAGTACGTCAGCACCTACGGCACCAACCGCTGCATGGTGCGCGGTGACGAATTCCCCGACGGCTCCGGCGGCCTGGTCACGCAGCGGACCTGCGTGAACCCGGCGCCCAGCAGCCACCAGTGGACGGCCACGAAGCCGAACTACGACGGCAAGGGCCACTACTGGCTCAAGGCGGGCAACGGCTCCTGCCTCACCGTTCCGTACAACAACGGGACCCCGCCCGGCGAGGGCACGCAGCTCTTCTGGTGGCCCTGCGAGACCAAGTGGTTCTCCGGCAGCCAGCTGTGGAACGTCATGCCGACCAACACCGACAGCAACGGCCAGACGCACGGCTACTACTTCATCAACCAGTGGACCGGCAAGTGCCTGACCCTGGACCCCGGCACATCGACGGCCAAGGCCGGCAAGGTCACCCAGGCCGCCTGCCCCAAGCGCTGA